A portion of the Gossypium arboreum isolate Shixiya-1 chromosome 8, ASM2569848v2, whole genome shotgun sequence genome contains these proteins:
- the LOC108468876 gene encoding E3 ubiquitin-protein ligase ATL6-like, whose translation MFSTAKHGIVFVLFLLLFLSPPPSTAQPTDPNNDRYPYARFTPSMAIIVVVLISALFFMGFFSIYLRNCSEANANGSVVRPFNGETGRSRRGMRGLEPSVIETFPTMVYSEVKVHKIGKGALECAVCLNEFEDEETLRLIPKCDHVFHPDCIDAWLASHTTCPVCRANLAPQPGDPVSQPAELDNTTTELDLEAQNYDDDSELEEERRINPNNINSDAEAQVAPEVEVIDLNRTLNRNRTRGSISSRTRKFFFLRSHSTGHSLVQPGENTDRFTLRLPVDVRKQLINRKLNRATSLVLPRERSSRRGYRTGEDGGGSSRGKLFRSLDKSDGGVKSDWWVFSMTPPFFSRVSSTKSPKVTANNGEDASSLPAEPAGDSSRPPV comes from the coding sequence ATGTTCTCCACCGCCAAACATGGAATCGTTTTCGTTCTTTTCCTCCTCCTTTTCCTCTCTCCGCCTCCCTCCACCGCTCAACCTACCGACCCGAACAACGACCGTTACCCTTACGCCCGTTTCACCCCTTCCATGGCTATCATCGTGGTTGTCTTGATTTCCGCTTTGTTCTTTATGGGTTTTTTCTCTATTTATCTTCGGAACTGCTCCGAAGCCAACGCCAACGGAAGCGTCGTCCGCCCTTTCAATGGCGAAACTGGGCGTTCTCGCCGTGGGATGCGTGGGCTTGAGCCGTCTGTGATCGAGACTTTCCCCACCATGGTTTACTCCGAAGTGAAAGTTCATAAGATCGGGAAAGGAGCTTTGGAGTGCGCAGTTTGCTTGAACGAGTTCGAAGATGAGGAAACGCTGCGTTTAATCCCCAAATGCGACCACGTTTTCCACCCTGATTGTATCGACGCTTGGTTGGCTTCTCATACTACCTGCCCCGTTTGTAGAGCTAATCTCGCTCCTCAACCCGGTGACCCTGTGAGCCAACCCGCCGAGTTGGATAACACCACCACCGAGTTGGACCTCGAGGCTCAGAACTACGACGATGACTCAGAACTGGAAGAAGAAAGGAGGATAAATCCTAATAATATTAACTCCGATGCGGAGGCTCAAGTTGCGCCGGAAGTTGAAGTAATTGACTTGAACCGAACTTTAAATAGGAACCGGACACGTGGATCAATATCAAGCAGAACACGTAAGTTCTTTTTCCTGCGATCTCACTCAACCGGGCACTCTTTGGTCCAACCAGGTGAAAACACAGACCGGTTCACTTTGCGATTACCGGTTGATGTTCGAAAACAGTTAATAAACCGAAAGTTAAATCGAGCAACGAGCTTGGTGTTGCCTAGGGAAAGAAGCTCAAGGCGAGGATACCGAACCGGAGAAGACGGTGGTGGAAGTAGTAGAGGAAAGCTTTTTCGATCACTTGACAAATCTGATGGCGGAGTCAAGTCGGACTGGTGGGTGTTTAGTATGACACCACCGTTTTTTAGTAGAGTATCTTCCACGAAGTCGCCAAAGGTAACAGCTAATAATGGCGAAGATGCCTCAAGTTTGCCGGCTGAACCAGCGGGTGACTCAAGCCGTCCTCCGGTTTAA